Proteins encoded by one window of Anopheles maculipalpis chromosome 2RL, idAnoMacuDA_375_x, whole genome shotgun sequence:
- the LOC126559965 gene encoding facilitated trehalose transporter Tret1-like — MGFLLGNSKTAYTINGSANNGVRDEKKVRQTDEKTAPQDNRTASGKEWKEVSTFRRILPQILASTAKNFLLLDLGMAVAFPTIVIPALRGIKNRAPDEFLHFTPQEASWFGSIAYICQPVGSVLSGIILEPLGRKRSMILVNIPHIIGWFMLHFAGSLEEMYTAAILLGLGVGFMEAPIVTYVGEICQPSIRGILTSCAGVAVMLGFFMVYLLGTVTTWRTTAAICASIPIATMIAICFVPETPMWLLSKNRADDALKSLQWLRGWVSPKAVEQEFQEMKRYSLHSAKCAICEKSGATTTCQHPPLTEWTKLKELTRKRNLRPFVLVMLFFVFGQLSGLTGMRPYLVQIFQAYGVPLDANWATVSTGLLGLIANIVCMVSIKFVGKRRLAITSMTVTALSCISLSIYAFNTFPPGWTSFDNHPGTSHVTSLGYIPMVLFFMLAFFTSVGVLPVPWILLSEVFPFRNRSLACGITAALHYVMSFVTTKTYFNLESAFSLPGVILFYGVMGLIGLGFVYFFLPETEKRTLEDIELYFSDNKRKLTDIYIPRRNRDEEMVAVVSKLETEKAMEKQGIDNAVFTEGDK; from the exons ATGGG tttccttcttggtAACAGTAAAACGGCTTACACCATTAACGGGTCGGCCAATAATGGGGTGCGGGATGAGAAAAAGGTGcgacaaacggacgaaaagaCGGCACCACAGGACAACCGTACCGCAAGCGGCAAGGAGTGGAAGGAGGTAAGCACGTTCCGTCGCATCCTGCCCCAGATATTGGCCAGTACGGCCAAAAATTTCCTCCTGCTCGATCTCGGCATGGCGGTCGCGTTTCCGACGATTGTGATTCCGGCACTGCGGGGAATaaaaaatcgtgccccggacgAGTTCCTGCACTTTACGCCCCAGGAAGCATCGTGGTTTG GAAGCATTGCCTACATCTGCCAGCCGGTAGGAAGTGTCCTGTCCGGGATTATCCTTGAACCGCTCGGACGCAAACGATCGATGATTCTAGTCAACATTCCGCACATAATTGGATGGTTTATGCTACACTTTGCCGGATCGCTCGAGGAAATGTACACGGCGGCGATCCTGCTCGGATTGGGTGTTGGATTTATGGAGGCTCCGATCGTGACCTACGTTGGAGAGATCTG CCAACCATCGATCCGAGGAATACTAACATCCTGTGCCGGTGTCGCCGTAATGCTCGGATTCTTCATGGTTTATCTACTCGGAACCGTTACCACGTGGCGCACAACGGCAGCCATTTGTGCCTCCATCCCGATCGCCACGATGATTGCGATCTGTTTCGTACCGGAAACACCGATGTGGCTGCTGTCCAAAAACCGGGCCGATGATGCCCTCAAGTCCCTGCAATGGCTGCGTGGCTGGGTGTCGCCGAAAGCCGTCGAGCAAGAGTTCCAGGAGATGAAACGATACAGCCTGCATTCGGCGAAATGTGCCATCTGTGAGAAAAGTGGTGCCACCACCACCTGTCAGCATCCACCACTGACCGAGTGGACAAAGTTGAAGGAATTGACGCGCAAGAGAAACTTGCGCCCATTCGTACTTGTGATGCTGTTTTTCGTGTTTGGTCAGCTAAGTGGGTTGACCGGCATGCGACCGTATCTGGTGCAGATCTTCCAGGCGTACGGTGTACCGCTGGACGCTAACTGGGCTACCGTATCGACCGGATTGCTAGGACTGATCGCCAACATTGTCTGCATGGTCAGCATAAAGTTTGTCGGAAAACGAAGGCTCGCCATTACATCGATGACTGTGACCGCGTTGTCGTGTATTTCGTTGTCGATATATGCGTTCAACACGTTCCCACCGGGGTGGACCTCGTTCGACAACCATCCGGGCACGAGCCACGTCACATCGCTGGGTTACATTCCGATGGTTCTCTTCTTTATGCTGGCATTTTTCACCAGCGTTGGCGTACTGCCCGTACCCTGGATTTTACTCAGCGAGGTCTTTCCATTCCG AAATCGAAGCCTGGCGTGCGGTATTACGGCCGCTCTACACTATGTCATGTCGTTCGTGACGACGAAAACGTACTTCAACCTCGAGAGTGCATTCTCACTGCCGGGGGTTATTCTATTCTACGGTGTGATGGGCCTAATCGGACTCGGCTTTGTGTACTTCTTCCTACCCGAAACGGAAAAACGAACCCTGGAAGACATCGAGCTGTACTTCTCCGACAACAAGCGCAAACTGACGGACATTTACATTCCACGACGAAATCGGGACGAAGAGATGGTAGCGGTCGTATCGAAACTCGAAACCGAAAAGGCGATGGAAAAGCAGGGCATCGACAACGCCGTCTTTACGGAGGGCGATAAATAA
- the LOC126558961 gene encoding mediator of RNA polymerase II transcription subunit 29, whose product MMNQMGMMMQQQGVGVPGGPGGVGGMPVPGGVGIPSGMMQSPQMQQAQQQQQVQQQQQQVQQQQVQQQQQQQQQAQQQQQQHSQSAQQQAQQTEKVDNISKVKVLVGPLRDALSTTIKTAAQLIQQNTLADAGSKTVDLNNAPRFDKHLEEFYSICDQIELNLKTAKLCMQQCTSSQQYLPIPVATSQPPLAETNALTYNQYLEVVKLQIGYAKDIHDTLICAAQNISPSE is encoded by the exons ATGATGAACCAAATGGGTATGATGATGCAGCAGCAAGGGGTCGGAGTTCCCGGCGGtcctggtggtgttggtggtatgcCAGTTCCTGGAGGTGTCGGCATACCATCGGGGATGATGCAATCTCCCCAAATGCAGCAAgctcaacaacagcaacaagttcaacagcagcagcagcaagtccagcaacagcaggttcaacagcagcaacagcagcaacagcaagctcaacagcagcaacaacagcacagcCAATCCGCCCAGCAGCAAGCACAACAAACGGAGAAGGTGGACAACATTTCCAAGGTGAAGGTTTTGGTTGGTCCGCTTCGTGATGCCCTTTCAACTACGATCAAAACCGCTGCTCAGCTCATTCAGCAAAACACACTGGCCGATGCTGGATC CAAAACTGTGGATCTGAACAATGCGCCCCGATTCGATAAGCATTTGGAAGAGTTTTACTCGATCTGTGATCAAATAGAGCTAAATCTG AAAACGGCAAAGCTTTGCATGCAGCAGTGTACCTCCTCGCAGCAGTATCTACCTATTCCGGTAGCCACGAGCCAGCCGCCGCTAGCGGAAACGAACGCACTAACCTACAACCAATATCTCGAGGTGGTGAAGCTACAGATCGGTTACGCCAAGGACATTCACGACACGCTCATATGTGCCGCTCAAAACATTTCCCCCAGCGAATGA